ATGAGCGCGGAGAGGACGCAGTTGATGGCCAGCAGCACCCAGGCGGAGGGCGCAGTGTAGACGCCAAGAACCTTGAAGACTCCCCCAATAAGGAGCGGGTAAAGCGGCGTGACCCATGCGGTGGGGCCGGTGTGCACGCCAAAGGGATCCGCGAATCCATAGCCGGTGGCAAGCGCACGCCCGATGCGCCCCATCTCCCAGCCAAACTGGAAATGATCGTCGTAGGGGCGGATGCGCCAGGTATGGGCGAGCGTCATATAGGCGATGCGCACCAGGAGCGCGATCCAGACGATCTTCCACGGCGCGGAGGCCGGGGCGCTTTTGTTGTCCTGCTGGGTGGCTGGCAAGGATTCTCCCTAAGGGTATGGTCTGGGGTGTGGTCTTGAGCTTGGTTTTGCCGCTTCGGCTTTGATTCTAATCTCGTAACCGGGCAGGGTTGGAGGGGCAGGGTTGGAGGGTTTGTCTTGCCCTAGTGGGCGGACTTCGGCTACACTAAGGGTTCGGCAGCCAGGTGGGTTTCTTTCTCTCCGCCTTCCATCGCACACGATTCAGCGATTGAGACTTGGTTGAGGCGTTATGCCCCAGGGTCTTGTCTGCGCGAAAAGTTCATAAATCTGGAGTAAGTCATGGCTCAGGTCTGCAATATCTGTGGCAAGGGACCGCAATTCGGCAACAACGTTTCGCACGCGCACAACATCAGCCGTCGCCGCTGGAGCGTGAATCTGCGCCCGGTCAAGGCAAAGGTCGAGGGTGGCACCAAGCGCATCCGCGTCTGCACGAGCTGCATTAAGGGTGGCAAGGTCGTCAAGGCCTAGCTCCCCCGGAGATCGCAGTCAGGCTGCCCAGTTCGCGGCATATCCGATATCAGAAAATTGAAGCCCCGCTGCCGGAACCAGCATGCGGGGCTTTTCGTGTTGCGTGGGGATTTTGCGTGATTTGAGCCGCGAACCCTTCGACCCTTCTAGTTGCCCTCTTCAAATTTGAGAGAAGCGGAATTAATACAGTAGCGCTGTCCGGTGGGTTTGGGGCCGTCGGGGAAAAGATGCCCCAGGTGGCCGCCACATTGGGCACAGGTCACCTCGACGCGGCGCATCCCGTGACTCAGATCCTCATGAGTTTCCACGGCAGTCGAATGAGCGGGTAGAAAGAAGCTCGGCCACCCGCTGCCGGACTCGAACTTGGTGTCTGACTTGAAGAGTTCGGCTCCGCAGCCGGCGCAGTGATAGGTTCCATCAGCGTGGTTGTGGTAGAGAGCGCCGGAGAAGGCTGGTTCGGTGCCCTTCTGGCGCAGGATGTCATACTGCTCCGGCGTCAAATCGCGGCGCCACTCCTCTTCGGTTTTCTGGATCCTGGTGGTCTCAGGCATAGCACACTCCCTTCCCTTGCACTCTTGTTTCTGCCTTGCACTCTTGTTTCTGTTTGATGAGCGCGCGGGGACTTGGGTGCAAGCCCGGACCAGCAATTCCCCGGGAAATTCCCGAAAAAGTCTTCGAAAAAGGTCCTTGAAATGGCGCAAAGAAGACTGCGCTACACCGTGGCGATGACTTCAATCTCGACCAGAGAATCCTTGGGCAGGCGGGCTACTTCAACGGTAGAGCGCGCCGGGGCAACGACGCCCTCGGGGGCAAAGTACTGGCCATAGATCTCGTTCATCGCGGCGAAGTCGCCGATGTCGTTGAGAAAGACAACTGTTTTGACGACGTTCTTCATGTCCGATCCGGCGGCGGCGAGGACGGCCTTCAGATTTTCCAGCACGCGCGTGGTCTGCTCGCGGATGCCTCCCCGGACCAGTTGCCCCGTCGCGGGGTCGAGGGCGATCTGCCCGGAGGTGTAGATCAGGTCACCAATGCGAACAGCCTGCGAGTAGGGGCCGATGGCGGCTGGTGCTTCCTTGCTGGAGACTGCGATCTTCGGATTCGTCATGTGGAGTGCTTTCCAATTCTCAAGAAATTTGGTTCGTTTGCAAAGGCTTCTGCCATGGATTGTAAACGCTGTGGCGGCAGGGGACGGGAGGGTGCTGCGTGCTTCGAATCTTTCTCTCCTCAGCGGCGGTTTGCCCTCCTCAATGGCGGTTTGCATTGATACGATGGCTCGTCCTGACCGAACCCCCATTGCGAGGATCCCCAATGAAGTCTCTTCCTATGGTTGCCACTGTAATGGCCATCGCGCTTGCCGGTGTTGCGCCAGTGTATGCTGCGGCGATGAGCGAAACCGCGCCTGCCGCTAATGCTCCACAAAAGGAATGGCCAGCCTCGGTGCATTTCGACACCATTCTGTATGGCGCGGCGTATTACCACGAATACATGCCCTACGAGCGGCTGGATAAAGATGTGGCGCTCATGAAGCAGGCAGGCATCTCCGTGGTGCGCATGGGCGAATCTACCTGGAGCCTGTGGGAGCCGGAGGATGGCCACTTTGAATATGCGTGGATGGATCGCGTGGTGGAGGCCATGGGAAAGGCCGGGATCAAGGTGATTCTGGGGACGCCCACCTATTCGATTCCGACCTGGATGTACAAGGAGCATCCCGAAGTGCTGGCGCGGCCTCTCGGCGGTGGGGAGACGTTCTATGGCATGCGGCAGAACATGGACACGGACAACCCCGTGTATCGCTTCTATGCGCAGAGACTGATCCGCAACCTGGCGGAGCACTACCGCAGCAACCCCGCCGTGATTGGCTGGCAGGTAGATAACGAAACCTCGTCGTATGGAGCCAGCAATACCGATGTCTTCGCGGGATTTGTGAATCACCTGAAGAAGAAGTTCGGCACCACAGACAATCTAAACAAGGCATGGTTCCTGAACTATTGGGGCGAGGATGTCAACGGGTGGGAGAACATGCCGACGCGCGACAGCGCTACCAGCACCAGCTACAAACTGGAGTGGAGCCGCTGGTCGCAGATGCGGGTTACCGATTTTCTGTCGTGGCAGGCGGCGCTTATCCGCGAGTATGCCGGACCGAAGCAGTTTGTGACGCATGACTACGGCGGCATGATGCGCCTGGATGTGAACGATCCGGAGCAGGCAAAGAGCCTGGATATTGTGGCCAACAACGTATACCACGGCACGCAGGACCATCTGGACGGCGCATGGCAGGCGGAGCAGGGCGATTACACACGCTCGCTGAAGCGCAGCAACTTCCTGATCACGGAGACGAATGCGCAGACGCTTGGATGGGACTCCGCGGGCCAGTTCCCTCCCTATGACGGGCAGCTCCGGCTCGACGTATATACCCACATTTCAAGCGGAGCCAACATGGTGGAGTATTGGCATTGGCACTCCATCCATGCCGGGCAGGAAACCTATTGGAAGGGCGTGCTGAGTCACGATCTGGAGCCGAACCGCGCCTATGCGGAGGTATCGCGCACCGCGCACGAGCTGCAGAAGATTGGACCTCATCTTGTCAATCTGAAGATCGACAACAAGGTTGCGATTCTGTACAGCGTGGACTCAGCGAATGCCCTGCACTTCATGCCCTACGAGCGGCAGGATGGCAACGGATGGATTCCAGGG
This DNA window, taken from Acidisarcina sp., encodes the following:
- a CDS encoding beta-galactosidase, producing the protein MKSLPMVATVMAIALAGVAPVYAAAMSETAPAANAPQKEWPASVHFDTILYGAAYYHEYMPYERLDKDVALMKQAGISVVRMGESTWSLWEPEDGHFEYAWMDRVVEAMGKAGIKVILGTPTYSIPTWMYKEHPEVLARPLGGGETFYGMRQNMDTDNPVYRFYAQRLIRNLAEHYRSNPAVIGWQVDNETSSYGASNTDVFAGFVNHLKKKFGTTDNLNKAWFLNYWGEDVNGWENMPTRDSATSTSYKLEWSRWSQMRVTDFLSWQAALIREYAGPKQFVTHDYGGMMRLDVNDPEQAKSLDIVANNVYHGTQDHLDGAWQAEQGDYTRSLKRSNFLITETNAQTLGWDSAGQFPPYDGQLRLDVYTHISSGANMVEYWHWHSIHAGQETYWKGVLSHDLEPNRAYAEVSRTAHELQKIGPHLVNLKIDNKVAILYSVDSANALHFMPYERQDGNGWIPGKAAGGYNALVTQLHRSLYEANVGADFVFPGDPDFARYKLLIVPALYIADDALLTKISDYVKQGGHVLMTFKSGFANENSAVRWVRAPGPLREAAGFSYQEFSNLEKPLALKGDPLKAGDENKVSTWAEFLLPEHAEAVAWYDHPFFGKWPAITRNTYGAGTLTYEGTVLSDALQKNLLREELAKAGLTGADQQLPAAVRVKSGVNALGRQLHYYLNYSSDKQNFMYPHGAGTDLLTGKAVASNQQVTLDPWDLVIVEEK
- a CDS encoding RidA family protein produces the protein MTNPKIAVSSKEAPAAIGPYSQAVRIGDLIYTSGQIALDPATGQLVRGGIREQTTRVLENLKAVLAAAGSDMKNVVKTVVFLNDIGDFAAMNEIYGQYFAPEGVVAPARSTVEVARLPKDSLVEIEVIATV
- the msrB gene encoding peptide-methionine (R)-S-oxide reductase MsrB; translated protein: MPETTRIQKTEEEWRRDLTPEQYDILRQKGTEPAFSGALYHNHADGTYHCAGCGAELFKSDTKFESGSGWPSFFLPAHSTAVETHEDLSHGMRRVEVTCAQCGGHLGHLFPDGPKPTGQRYCINSASLKFEEGN
- the rpmB gene encoding 50S ribosomal protein L28: MAQVCNICGKGPQFGNNVSHAHNISRRRWSVNLRPVKAKVEGGTKRIRVCTSCIKGGKVVKA